AGGTCTCCAATAAAGCAGATGCCGAAGACTTGCTTCAGGACATAATGCTCAAGTCATACCGCTCTTTGCCATCCATAAGGGAAAATTCATCTATCAAGGCTTGGTTGTTCCAGATCACCAACAATACAATCATTGATTTCTACCGCAAAAAGGGACGTGAAAACCCACTTGTGGCGGAGGATTTATGGTTTGCAGAAGATGAGATCACGGTAGATCAAGAACTTTCCAGATGTGTTGCTCCTTTTATTTCGGCTCTTCCAGAGGATAAGGCTGTTCTTTTGAGAGCAATTGAACTGGAGGGCCATTCTCAAAAGGAATACGCTCGACAGCAAGGAATTGCGTATTCGACACTCAAATCACGCGTACAAAAAGCCCGCGAACAATTAAGGCTGGTTTTTGAGGAGTGTTGCCACTTCTCGTTGGATGCCAGAGGCATGGTTACTGACTTTGAAGCCAAACATGACTCATGCAAAAATTGTTAGTTTGTCGTCCTTTTCTCAAGCCGTTCGTCTAACAGGGTGAAACATGGAAAGGACAGAAAATGATCAAGATAATTAGTTTCAAGATTTGCCCGTTTGTGCAACGGGTGACAGCTCTGCTGGAGGCAAAGGGCCTTGAGTACACGGTTGAATATATCAGCTTGAAGGACAAACCTCAGTGGTTTCTGGAGATCTCTCCCAATGGACAAGTCCCTGTTCTGGTTACGGAAGATGGGACTGCTCTTTTCGAGTCCGAGGCAATTGTTGAATACATTGATGAGATTTCCGAGCCTCTTTACTCAGGTATTTCTAGGGAGCAAAAAGCAATCAATCGGGCATGGGGGTATCTGGCTTCCAAGAACTATCTCGTGCAATGTTCCACAATGCGCAGCCCCACCAAGGACGTTTTGGAAGAACGCAGCGAGAAGTTAAGGAGTGCATTCTTAAAGGTTGAAAAACATCTGGGCAATGACAGGTATTTCTCAGGTAAAACACTGGGGAATGTGGATATTGCTTGGTTGCCGATGCTTCACAGGGCGGACATTATCGAACGCCATAGGGGCTATGATATGCTGGAAGGCCTGCCAAAGGTTAAGGAGTGGCAAGGGTCGGTTCTTGCTAAGGGTCTGGCAGAAAGGTCTGTTTCTGAAGACTTTGAAGAGGCTTTCACCAGCTTTTATCTGAGTGATGAAACTTACTTGGGAAAAGGAAAATGCTGCACGCCTTCTACAGTTGATACATGTAGTGAAGGGACCTGTTGCTAGGGAACCAATGAGTGAATGAGTTCAGGCTGTGAGTATCACAGCTTGAATTTTTCAAATTCACTTGGCAACCTTGTTGTGTTTTTGAAGCCAAGTGTTGAATTGCTGCAGCAACTCTGCCTCATCCTTGCGAAACATGAAGGCCTTTTCTGAATGGGTGAAAAGCTTCCGGGAGCGCAGGCCACACAGACTAGGATTTATGCGGGTCACATAATCCACTTCAATTGAATCTGTAAACATGACATCAGCTTTTTTATTTGTCAGGTAGGTAAAGGGGAGGGAGTTGTTGGCTACAACAATTAGGGTGGCGTTCTTGATATGTGTGCGTGCAAAGATCTCATTGGTCCCCCCACGATTTTCGACAATGCGAACATCTTCTTGATCAATATCGGTGAAATCCAGAAAGCGGGATTGGTCGGAACAGCGCATCAAGGCTGTCTTTCCAAAAGTGGCAATTGGTGCTGAAAACAGAAACAATTTCGCACGCCGCTTAGTTGTGGTAATGCCGCCCACTGCCATTTGAAAACGGCCCTTGGCCAGATCTGAAGACAAGTCCGGCCATGTGGTTTTTACAAATTTGAGTTTATAGTTTTCGTCCTTGGCAAAGCTTTGGACGAGGTCAATGGATGACCCTGTGAACCGCTCGTTTTTTTCGTCATACCAAGTCAAAGGTGCGTAATCGCCCGTTGTTCCAACGAACAGTATTTTTGAAGCCTGTGCCTGAAGGCAGCTAAAAACAAAGGCAAGTACAATCAGGAGAATACGGGAGGTTGTTAGTGTGGGCTCATTTTTTCGTGCGCTGCGCGTTGCCATAGTGTCCCTCTCACAGAGGCTGTTCACTCTGAGAGTTTACTGAAATAAACTTACAATTGGGTAACTGGGATTAGGACAGGGGCATATTGGGAATAGCAGTGCCGTTCAAATACAGTCCTGCAAACATCATAAAAAGGGCGAGGTCCTTCAGAACCTCGCCTCCTTAAAGCTATGATATACTTCAGACTACCTATTCGAAACGGCCACTGGCGTGGGCAAGCATGGTGTAAACTTTGCCGGTATCGGATGTGAGGTAGGTTTGTCCCAGTGACTGGTCTGAACCATTACGGGACACTTGTGATAGAAGCTGCTCAAAGTCCAGAATGTAACGTTCGACAGCTGAGCGGAACTCTGGGTCACGCTTATATTTTTGATGGATTTCATCAAATGTTTGCTGGCCCTGTAGCGTATACAGGCGACGTGTAAATACGTCTCGTTCACCGCGTTTGTAGCGCTCCCAAAGATCAACAAAGGTCTCATGATCCACTGCTCGGGCGATATCCATGCTCAATGAGTTGAGAGACTCCACCATATGCTGAGGAGTTCTTTGCTGGTTCAGCGGAGCACGGTCGTCGTTTTGGGATTGCCCATCATCGTCGGATGCCCGCTTGAGAAGATCACTCACCCAGCCACGGCTTTGCGCGGGTGCAGGTTGACGGCGTGGTTCCGGCTGTGGCCGTGCCGCTGTCCGGCTTGGGCGAACATCTGATACGCTCGACAAAGGCGGTGTCGGCTCGCTTTGAGTAGGGCGGCGGTAAGGTGTCGCCGCACTTTGCGGCGCCGCAGGTGCCGGAACCGGTGTCGGCTGAGCCAGAGTACCAGTGTTGCTGGCAGTTGAAACGTCCAGACTTGCAGATTGTTTTGCAACAATATTGGACAGCTCACCCAGTGCCTTCACTTGTTCATTGACAACTTTGCGAAGAGCTGCAGAGGACTGTTCTGCCTCTTCCGGCAGGGCCAACAGTCCTGCGCTCAACTCTGTGCGTGTTGCTTCAAGCTCTTGGTGCACATCACGGGCTACCTCACGCATGCGTGTGGTGGCCTCAGTAAAGCGGTTTGTGGCCTCCGTTACAGTGCGCTGCATTTCGCTCATGATGTCATCTTGAGCCATACGTACAGCGTCGCGAGCCTTCTGTCCTTCCATTCCGGCAGTCATCCGCATGCTCTCAAACTGCTCGGTGACAGATTTGGTTGCAGCCTCAGCCGCAGCCTTGAGCATCGCGGAAACTTCGCGGGCCTTGTCATCGGCAACTTCAAGCGTATCGCCCAGAGTAACTGTGTAGTTGGACATGAGAGTTTCAACAGACTCTGTCTTCTTGATGAGAGTATCGGCAATCAGTTCGATTGCCATGCGCCGTTCACCAAGACGGGTATCCACAGAGTTATTGGCGTCTTCAAGCGACTGGACAGCCCCCACTAGCATGCGGCTCTGGTCGTCCATGCGGTTTGTAATATGGGCCGCATCTGCAAGGATGTTGCTGGTTGTGTCCTTGAGGACCCCAACCTGACTCTCAATTGCGTTGCTGGCAGCAGCTGTTTCAGAAACGGCTCTTTCAATAGCCCCTTTGAACTCAACAGCACGAGCAGAAAGGTTGGTTTCAACCTCACTCAGATTTTCATTGGACGTGGAAAGCACATCGCGCAGTGTTCCATTGGCTGTATTCAGGCGCATGAGAACTTCGGAGATATCTTTCTCCATCCGCTCTTTGGTGCCGTGTAGTACGGTGACCGCCAGACTGGAGCGGTCCTCAATGGTATTTCCAATACTATCAATCGTCATGGCCAGATTACGGCTGGCTTCGCTTCCTTGCTGGGTAAAGACTTCAGCAGCCTCCTGACCTTTGAGGGTAATCACTTCAAGTAGGCCGGTCAGGTCGCTTTCAATACGTGCGAGAGAACCTTCGATCTGGGAGGACGCACTACTGCTGCGCTCGTCAATAGCATCCGTTATGCGTGTTCCAGCTTCGATAATGGAGCGGGTGGCTTCCAGACCATTGCGAGCAAAGGCTTCCGCAACTTCTGTTCCCTTTACGGTCACAGCCTGAAGGATCGCATTTTGAACTTCGTTCACGCGACCTGTCAGATCATTTGCCCGCATTTCGATAGCATTGATAAGCTCTGTGCCATCGCTTCCGATGATATTGGAAAGTTCTGCAGAACGTGCTCCGAAGGCTTCATTAAGGTTATCAGCCTTTTGTAGCAGCTCATCGGCAACCGCGCGGCCCCGCTCTGATAGCATACCTGCAGCTTCCTCGATAACAGCAGAAACGCGGTTGCGAACATCGTCGGTCTCGCCTGCCAGAAGGTTGCGTACATCCTCTACGGAGTCAGCAAGAACGCGTTTGGCGCGGGAGCTTTCGGCTGTCAGCTTTCCGGAGATTTCAGCAACAGTATTGTTGAGATCTTCGCGAACCTTATTGCTTTCACCTGTGAGCTGACCGGACATTTCCGCAAGTGTTGCCGCATACAGGGTGCGGGCATTTTCGCTTTCAACGGCCAATGTTTGCGCAGCCTGAGCAACTGTGCCCAGAACCATTTCACGTACGCTTTCGCTTTCTTCCGTCAAACTGCCGCGAATTGAAGACAGCGCTTCAGTGACAGCTTTCGCAGCTTCAGTACCTTCACCTTGCAAACTCTCGCGGGCCTCAGATACGGAGCTCGTAACAATCTCCTGCAGACGCTCACCTTCTTTCGTCAAGGCTCCTGTCAGCTGCGCCATACCGTCTGTTACAGTTTCCTCGGTACGCATGCGCTCTTCCGCAAGGCGAGAGGCAGCCTGTCCAACAACGTCAATAATCAGTTCGCGAATACGCAGGCTTTCATCGCCCAGAGTTGCTGTCGCATCGGACATGGCACCTACGAGGGCCTGTGTTGCTTTTTCGCCTTCACCGGTCAGTTTAGAGGAAATGGCCTCAAGACGTTCATTGAGAAGGTTTTCAAGTGTGACAGCGCGGGTATCCAGAGTTTCTGCAACTTCGAACACTCTAGCGCCCAACGACACATTAATTTCCGCGACACGCTCCGACAGGGCGTCTGTAAGCTCTTTGGACTGTTTGACCAACACATTACCGGCTTCGCCAAGGCGGCCATCGAGAGCTTCAGCCATTTCGCTTTGCCCCTCGTTGAAGGCTTTCGCGATTTCGCGAGTACGGGCAACGAGGGTTTCACTGATCTGGCGGGCGCGGGCATCCAGGGCCTGGTCAATGCGCTCGGTTCCGGTGGAAATGGAGGTTGCAAGGTGGTCGGCGCGGTCAGTAATGACAGTCGCGGCAGCATCCACTTTCTCGCCAACGGTCTCGTCAAAGCTGGAAAGACTACCGGCAATTGTCTTCTCAATTGCCTCACTGCGTTCCACAAGAACGTCGCCGATCTTCTCTGCGCGGCCAGTCAGTCTTTCTCCAACTTCCTCCACGCGTTCTGTGAGGTTTACGGCAATTATGTCCGTTCTGTCCTCGAGAATTTTGGAGATGGATTGAGACTTTTCTTCCAAAGTTGTCGCAAGAAGGTTTGTACCGTCCTCGACAGCTGCGGATAGAGCTCCGGTTTTGCTTTCAATGGTTTCTGTCAGGGCCGTGGCACGGCCGTCAAAGGCTGTCTCGAATGTGGTCGTACGATCGGCCAGAGTGTGATCGAGCTGTTCGATGCGCGTATCGAAAGATGCTGTGATTTTCTGGCTACGCAGATCAATAGCCTCAACCAGTTGAGCGCCATTTTCACCCACCACCTGTTCAAGCTGGTTCAGGTGGGTGGCAAGGCCCTCGTTCAAGGAGCGGCCACGGACTTCGATTGTCTCTGAGATCAAATCACCGATCTCGGACAGATCACCCGTTACGCGTTCACCGCGGGCACCAATCAGGTGGGCAAGGTCTGTACCTGTGTCTGCAAGCTTGGAGGCCAGCTCCTGTGTTCGCTCGTTCAGTGCGAAGGTCACATCGGTTGTGGCTGTAGCAATTGCCACGCGGAACTGGTCTGTCTGCTCGCCAATGAGGCCAACCACCTGCGCACCGCGCTTGGAGATTGCCCCGTCAAGGGCCGAGCCGCCTACAATAATGCTCTCATGAATCTGACCACTGACGGTTTCCAGACGATCCGCAAGGCCGCTGCCACCAACAATAATTGTTTCACTAAGGGACTTGGTTGTTTCTTCAAGAGAGGTGGAAATCTCGTGTCCACGTGTTGCCATATTCTCTACTAGTGCTTCTCCGGCACCGCGCAGAGACTGGGAAACCTCTGAGGAACGTGCGGAAAGCACTTCAATGAAATCAGAGGCTTGTGAGGCAATGGACTCGTTGATTTCGCGTCCGTGCTGGGCAATGCCGTCGGCTGCTTGTGCCCCGGTCTCGCGCAAAGTGTTGTCCAGATAGGTCACACGTTCGTCGACTGTACCAATCAGCTCTTCAGTGCGAGCCGAGATTGTATCAATTAAGCGGCCACTGGTGAGAGACAGATTTGCACTGATTTCCTCACTCCGGGCAAGGACCTCGCCAGAAAGCTTGCCGCTTGCATCGCTAAAGTGTGTCGTAACACCGTTAATGGTTGTTTCAAGGGTCGAGTGAAGCTGCTCGTTGGCGTTGCCGAACTCACCTCGCATACGCTCAAGGGAGCCGGTCAGCGTATCGCTGAGCTGTTGGTTTGCTTCACTGACGCTTTTCGCGATTTTGTCGGTTCCGCCGCTCAAGGTGGTGTTCAGCTGCAGGTTCGCCCGGCTGATTTCACCTGTCACCGAAACGGTTGTTTGCATCAAGGCTTCTGCCAGTTGGCCACTGGATCCGCCAAGGGTCTCGTTGAATTGCTCAATACCTGTTGTCAGCACCTGCGTAATAGACTGGTTAGCCTCATGAATCTGGCTGCTGACAATCTCACTGGAGGTGGAAACTGTTTCACTCAGCTTCTGGCTAGTAACGTCCACTTTGTCTGTGAAGTTTGTCAGGCTGTCGGTGAGGGTTGTGGTGAGCTGCCCGTTTGCCGCTTCGAACTGTTGGGTAACAGTTGATGTAGCGGAAATGATGTGCTCAGAAATCTGTGCGCCGGAATTGTTGACGTTTTCAGAAAATGCCAGCAGGCCGGAGCTTAAGGTTGTGTTCAACTCGCTGTTGGCACTATCGAAGCGCTCAGATACTGTTGATGTTGCCGCCAGAACCTGATCGGTGATTTGATCACTGGACACCTTAACAGTATCGGTAAATCTTGTAAGACCTTGATCGAGTGTATCATTAAGCTGAGTACTTGCTGTATCAAAGCGGCCAGAAACAACCGAAGTTGCTTCGATGATCTGCTCTGAAATCTGCGAGCTGGAGATATTCACAGTGTCAGCGAAGGAAACCATACCGTCTTGCAGCGTTGCTGTGAGCGTGCTGTTGGCATGAACAAAGCGATCTGTAACAGTGCTTGTTGCCTCCACAATCTGCTCGGAAATCTGCGAGCTGGAAACATTCACAGTTTCATTGAAGGTCGCCATGCCGTTCAGCAGCGATTCTGCCATGTTGTTGTTTGCATGATCAATGCTTTGGCTGACAGCAGATGAGACTTCAGTGATCTTCTCAGAAATCTGGTTGCCGGAGGCGCTCACTGTGTCTGTAAACGTGGCCATGCCGTTTTGCAGTGTTGCGCTGAGAGAACTGTTGGCATGGTCGAAGCGTTCAGCAACGGAAGTGGTTGCCTCGATAATCTGCTCGGAGATTTGAGAGCTGGAAACATTCACTGTTTCAGTAAAGGTTTCCATTCCGCCTTGCAGCGAAGTTGTCAGACTGGTGTTTGCAAGGTCGATACGCTCGCTCACAGTGGAAGAAACTTCGTTCAGTCTGTCAAAAATCTGGCTGCTTGAAACACTCACCGTTTCAGTAAAGGTTTCCATTCCGCCTTGCAGCGAAGTTGTCAGACTGGTGTTTGCAAGGTCGATACGCTCGCTTACAGTGGAAGAAACTTCGTTCAGTCTATCAAAGATCTGGCTGCTTGAAACATTCACGGTTTCAGTGAAGGTTTCCATTCCGCCTTGCAGCGAAGTTGTCAGACTGCTGTTTGCAAGGTCAATACGCTCGCTCACAGTGGAGGAAACCTCGTTCAGCCTGTCAAAGATCTGGTTGCTTGAAACGTTCACCGTGTCGGTAAAGGTTGCCATGCCGTCTTGCAGTGAACTTGTCAGGCTGGTGTTAGCGTGATCAATGCGGCTGCTTACAGCCGAGGACACTTCGGTGATCTTCTCAAAAATTTGGCTGCTTGAAACATTTACGGTGTCTGTAAACGTCGTCATTCCTGTTTCAAGAGTACTGGAGAGGTTGCTGTTTGCAGCCTCAAACTGTCCTGTGACGCTGGAGGTTGTTTCAACGATCTGCTCCGCAATCTGGTTGCCAGATGCGCTTACCCGATCAGTAAACAGGGACAGGCCTTCATCCAGAGTGCTGTTCAGCTGGGTGTTGGCTTCCTTGAACTCCTGTGTAACCACAGAAGTTGCTTCCACGATTGTGTCGGAAAGTAAGGAGCCGGATGTGCTCACTGCATCTGTGAACATTGTCAGGTTCGTATTCACAGATTCGTTCAGCTGCGTATGAGCCGCAGTGAATTGCGCGGTTGCCTGTGTTGTCGCTGTAACGATTGTATCGCTCAGCTGGGTACTGATCTCGGTGAACTGACCGGTTACAGACGACGCTGTTCCCTCAATGGTGCCTTTCAGGTCCTCACCTTGCTTCAGCAGCGAGGTGTTCATGGCATTGGTTTGTTCAGAAATTGTACGTGAGAGCTCTTCACCGGCAGAGGCCAGTGTTTCGTTCAAGGTGTTGCCTTTACTGGAAAGCAGTTCTGCAATCTCGTTTCCACGCGTTGACAGGCCCTCAATGATTTCACCACCAATTGTGCTCAGAGCGCCGCCAATTTCGGAGCTGCTGGAAGAGAGGGTTGAAATCAGGCTTTCAGAGGTGCCTGCAAGACGGTTGTTAAGCTCGTTACCCCGTTCGGTCAGTCCTTCAACAAACTTGTCTGCTGTTGATGCAAACTGCTTGTTGATGTCGTCTCCATGGGTCTCCAGACGAACGGAAATCTGGTTGCCGGATTTCGTCAGGTCATCCACCAGATTGGAGCCGGTTGATGTGAGGCGCTCGACATAGTCTTCCCCGCGTACGGAAAGGGAGGAGACCAGTTCTGATCCGGCTTCACTGAAGCTGTCAGCAGCTGAGTTGATGCGGGTTTCAACTTTGCCAGACATTTTTTCAAGGGCATCATCAATAGCGTGTGTGAGGCGTTCACGGGCGCTGTCGACAGAGGAGGCGAATTCCTCGGAGGTGCTTGAAAGCTGGGTGGAAAGAGTTTCATGAGAACCGGAAATCGTCTCGCGCACCAGCTCGGCATTGGCTTTGATGGCCTCGCGCTGGCTCACAAGCTCTTCCACGAGACGGCGAATTTTCAGCTCGTTGTCGTGGTAGGAGTTTTCCAATGAGGAAACTTCTTTGTGAATGAGGACTTCCAGCTCGCTTGCACGGGCAATGGCGCGCTCGATGCCATCTCCCATCGCGGAAACTTCGCGCCGGATGGCTTGTCCAACATTCAAGATGCTCTCTTTGGCAACTTCCTCAGGCTCAGCTAGGCGCATGGCAACCTGTGTCATGCTCTGGGCGACATTGCGCATCTCCTGCGCACGCCACAGCATCACAGCCATAATCCAGAAGAAAGCAACAGGGACAAGAATAGCTACAGCAGAGAGCAGGATCTGCGGATTCGTGATCAACTGCTCTAAGGTGGAGCCTTCATTTGAAATGGAGAATGTTTTCCAGCTGAAGAACGAACCAAGGCCTGTCCAGATGATCGACATGGCCAGAGCAAACCAGAAAGGAGCTTTGGACGGTTTGCGCTGCAAGGAGAACATGAGGCTGCCGATGGACTGGCGGTCATCGTTGTGGGCGGCTGGCGGGCGAATGCCACGGTTGCGCCGACGTTGGGCGGAAGACCCTGAACTTGAACCGTCTGCATCGGGCTGTGAGGTGTCACTGCTCTGGTTGGTGTTGGAGGCTTCTGTTGGAACCGTTGCCGGTTCGCCCTTGCCTTTTGCATCCATTCCGAAAAGTGATTCAGCATTTGTTGTGGAGCCAAAATCGTTGGCCAATGCTTCCTCAACTGCCGACAGTGCCACTTCCGACGGAGCTTTCGCCTTCGGGGTGTTTGCCATAATTGTCGCCTCGTGTCCGTACTCTAAACTTCTGACCCGCAAGCATTGGTATTCGCCACCTTTGCTTGAGATATCGGCTCAATGATGGGATCTGAAAAACAGGTGCCGCTGTTGAAAGAGTGTGCCCTAATTTCCGATTGAAACTATCCACCGCATACCGCTCGTCATCTTTAACGATGGGGTTTTGGAGAATTGCTCCCATATTGCCCGATAAAACTATCTAATGACATAAACCGGCAATCTGCACAACAGAACTTGAGCTTGATTCGAAGAACGTTGTGAGGGCAAAAGCCTGTGAGCGTGAAAGGGCTTACTGGTGAAAACAGGAATGAGTGAAGGTCATAGTTGTGAGCGCTGAGCACCTCCGTTGGGACATGCCTGTCAATATTCCTTAACAAAGATCAGGGAATTTGCTGTGTTTTGGTAGTGAATACTTGATGAATATCCGAATAATCAATGTGCCCAAATTGCTGAAATTGATTTTTTAAATTTTGTTATCTTGTTGTATTTAAACGATTATATCGTTTTATATTTGATGGATTTTATGTGTTGACTGGATTTTCCCTTGGAGAGTGGAGGCTGTGAGGAAGGATAGGGTCGTTAACAATTTGATTTTTCAAAAAGTGGTTTGAGATGAGGAAAACATGCCGTATCTTTGCAATAAGATGCTAAAAGTTTAACTAAATCCCCTAGCGTGAAACGTGGTTTTACTCAGCTGATCTAGGAGGCTCTTTTTAATATAAATTGATGTTCCCCTTTGGAAAACCCTGTTGGCAAACTGTGATTCTCTTAACGGTAGAATCATATTGGGACGACCTTTCAAATTAAGGCTATTTTATGGCAGTCGGCTTCGATAAAGTTTGTCTCTTCCCCAACGGTAGATTTCTCATCTGTTATAATCTAGTAAATCAGGTGAGACTCCGCTCTAAAATATTGAGTAAATTGATGAATTGTTGGTGGGGTCGTTTGAAGGCAACGCGGCCTGTCGTGTACCATAAGTAAGAAAAATCCATTCTGTGAAACTGGCCTGTTCCAAGTCGAGGTACTCGCTAGAATCGGGGGGAGATCTTCATGCTTTACCCCTAGGGCTATTACTTGATGAGGTTTGGAGATCTGTAGTTTTTCTTGAATGATTGACAGTTAATGAGTATCTGAGTGAAACTTTGATATTCAAGACGCTGTCGAAAGCAAAAGTAGAGATGCCGAAAATTACCTTTATCACCGCGGCGGGCGAGCGCCATGATGTGGATGCTGCAAGCGGTTCCACGATAATGGAAACAGCAATTAAATTCATGGTCCCCGGTATCGAGGCGGAATGTGGAGGTGCGTGCGCTTGTGCTACCTGTCATGTTTATGTTGACCCGGAGTGGGCTGCAAAAACCGGTTCGCCTGAGCCAATGGAAGAGGATATGCTGGATTTCGCGCAGGACATTCGCGATACCTCCCGTCTATCCTGCCAGATTAAGCTGGACGATTCTCTGGACGGGATTGTGGTGCACATTCCTGAAACTCAAGGCTGAGAAAATAGTTCTTTAAATGCAAAAGCCCGCAGAGTTTGCGGGCTTTTTTGTCGGTAGATTATTCGGCAGCGACTGGCTGGACGAAAGATTTGTCCGCCGAGCCCCAGGCCAACTCATTCCCCGGTGAGGGATCACGTGGAATAAGGCGCGATAGACACAGGCTCACAGCTGCCATTCCCGCACCCGCAATAAACACGGCTTCGGGCGAATAAAGCCAGATCAACCCAAATACAACCGGAATGAATACCGCTGCAATGTGGTTGATAGTGAAGGCAACGCCTGCGGTTGGTGCGATATCGGCAGGGTCTGCGATTTTCTGGAAATAGGTCTTCATGGCAATGGCCATGGCAAAGAAGGCGTGGTCTATGACGTAAAGGGCACCGGCCACATATGGGTTGCTCACAAATGCATAAAGCAGGAATATTCCAATCAATCCGATATACTCGAATGTGAGTGTGGTGCGTTCGCCAAAGCGGCCAATGAGAGCGCCGATTTTATGGGCAATAAACATATTGATCAGCCCGTTTATTAAAAACAGGCCCGCCACTTCGTGCACTGCATAGCCAAAACGTTCCACCATCAAGAAGCCAGCGAAAACGGTAAAAATCTGGCGCCGCGCCCCGCCCATGAACGTGAGCATGTAATAGAGCCAATAGCGCTTGCGCAGAATCAGCTTTTTGTGTTGGGCTACACCGCCTTCAAAGCGGGGAAATACCGCATAAATGGCGATGGCCAGAAGAATGGTGGAGATGCCTGCAATCAGGAAAACTGTTTGGAAAGAAAGCTCCAGCGTTTGCCATGTGAGCATGATAGCTCCGTAGGCCATCAGCTGGGCGGCAGCGGCAACGGACAGAATTTTCCCCATGGTCGCAGGCGCGCTCTTCTTGGGCAGCCACTGCAAGGAAAGGGACTGCTGCATGGTTTCATAGTAGTGAAACCCGAAGGACATGAGCAGTGTGGTCAGGTAAAATCCGATCTCATAGGGAAAGTACCCGGTAATTGAGACACCAATGCCAAGAAGCAGCAGCGAAATGTAAGCAAAGGTTTGCTCTTTAAACAAGAGGAGCGCAAAAACCGCAGTGAATGCCAGAAGACCTGGAATCTCACGGATGGATTGCTGAATACCAATTTCCTTACCCGTAAAGCCGATGGTATTCACTGCGAAATTGTTGACCAAATTCCACCAGCTCGCGAAAGAAAGCTGCATGGCAACAGCCATCAGCATGAGCAAGATGACGGGGGAGCGCCACCCGTATTTGGGGTCTTTCAGGCTGCTGAACATTCCTGCCTCTTCAACGTGTATTGTTTGAAAGACTATCTGTATGATAGGTTAGTTCTGCCGTGTTATCGCTAGTTTGCCATTTAATATTGATATTTCGCCAAAGTGGTTGCCATGAAGGAACATCCGGAAATCTTCACCCGCCCGTCTCATCGGGAAGAAACTCCCATTATTGCCTATGCCATTGATATGGAAAAGGAAGCGGGTGGGGCGCGTCACTGTCATGAGCGGGGGCAGTTGCTTCATATCCTATCCGGCACCATGACGGTGACAACAGATCACGGGAGTTTTGTGGTTCCACCTGAGCGGGCGGTCTGGATGCCTGTGGGCGTTTTTCATGAAACGAGTTACATGGCTTTTGCCAAGTTCCGCACCCTTTATGTGTGCGCGGAGTGGTGTGAGGACCTGCCGCAAGTTCCTCAGGTAATTCAGGTAACCCCGCTTCTGCGTGAGTTGATTATGGCCTTGATGGGCGAGCCGCGCGATTATGAAGCCGGAGGTCCGGTGGGTCGGCTGGCGCGGGTGCTGGTGGATCAGATGGCTAAACTGCCCGTGGCTCCTCTGCAGCTCACGTTTCCCACAGATGACAGGCTCAAAACACTGGCGAAAGGGATCGTGCGTTGCCCCTCAAACATTCCCCAGCTGGCGGAGGCTGCAACCAGCTGCGCCTTGTCTCAGCGCACCTTTGAGCGCCGATTTTCGGCTGAAACGGGGCTGAGTTTTCGCAGTTGGTGCAATCAAGCCAAGTTGTTTCGGGCTTTGGAGCTCCTTGCTGTG
This genomic window from Pseudovibrio sp. M1P-2-3 contains:
- a CDS encoding 2Fe-2S iron-sulfur cluster-binding protein, whose product is MPKITFITAAGERHDVDAASGSTIMETAIKFMVPGIEAECGGACACATCHVYVDPEWAAKTGSPEPMEEDMLDFAQDIRDTSRLSCQIKLDDSLDGIVVHIPETQG
- a CDS encoding MFS transporter, whose translation is MFSSLKDPKYGWRSPVILLMLMAVAMQLSFASWWNLVNNFAVNTIGFTGKEIGIQQSIREIPGLLAFTAVFALLLFKEQTFAYISLLLLGIGVSITGYFPYEIGFYLTTLLMSFGFHYYETMQQSLSLQWLPKKSAPATMGKILSVAAAAQLMAYGAIMLTWQTLELSFQTVFLIAGISTILLAIAIYAVFPRFEGGVAQHKKLILRKRYWLYYMLTFMGGARRQIFTVFAGFLMVERFGYAVHEVAGLFLINGLINMFIAHKIGALIGRFGERTTLTFEYIGLIGIFLLYAFVSNPYVAGALYVIDHAFFAMAIAMKTYFQKIADPADIAPTAGVAFTINHIAAVFIPVVFGLIWLYSPEAVFIAGAGMAAVSLCLSRLIPRDPSPGNELAWGSADKSFVQPVAAE
- a CDS encoding AraC family transcriptional regulator — translated: MKEHPEIFTRPSHREETPIIAYAIDMEKEAGGARHCHERGQLLHILSGTMTVTTDHGSFVVPPERAVWMPVGVFHETSYMAFAKFRTLYVCAEWCEDLPQVPQVIQVTPLLRELIMALMGEPRDYEAGGPVGRLARVLVDQMAKLPVAPLQLTFPTDDRLKTLAKGIVRCPSNIPQLAEAATSCALSQRTFERRFSAETGLSFRSWCNQAKLFRALELLAVGRSVGDVAHKLGYEGPSAFIHRFKTAFGVTPGQYFRESHALDAIDRPSKKS